The Salvia miltiorrhiza cultivar Shanhuang (shh) chromosome 1, IMPLAD_Smil_shh, whole genome shotgun sequence genome has a window encoding:
- the LOC131006680 gene encoding uncharacterized protein LOC131006680, producing MLFKCDWVDYNLGLKHDEFNFTLVNFAHLLYRGNRNIDEPFILASQAQQAWYIQDPIDPDWHVALKMTPRAIFNVDPEVNEFESFEDEHVSRQQDETTINNESISWVGANVDSVIVVDPTSEDNVDNLDDEDEDDEDDYFSSDNSDSNDDDDDFFEDKMPSDENEND from the coding sequence atgttgttCAAATGTGATTGGGTTGACTATAATTTAGGATTGAAACATGATGAGTTTAATTTCACTTTGGTCAACTTTGCTCATTTACTATATAGAGGAAATAGGAATATAGATGAGCCATTTATTTTGGCATCTCAAGCTCAACAAGCATGGTATATTCAAGATCCCATTGATCCAGATTGGCATGTAGCTTTGAAGATGACTCCTCGAGCTATATTTAATGTTGATCCAGAGGTTAATGAATTTGAAAGCTTTGAAGATGAGCATGTTTCCCGTCAACAAGATGAAACAACTATTAACAATGAAAGTATATCATGGGTTGGAGCAAATGTTGATAGTGTGATAGTTGTTGATCCTACTAGTGAAGATAATGTTGATAATttggatgatgaagatgaagatgatgaagatgattaCTTTTCCAGTGATAATTCTGATtcaaatgatgatgatgatgacttCTTTGAAGATAAGATGCCATCAGATGAGAATGAAAATGATTAG